The Nocardioides humi genome includes a region encoding these proteins:
- a CDS encoding Ig-like domain-containing protein produces the protein MKLPRIVLSAALAVSGALVITGATATLSPIAQAATVGCDTLEASGYRQSTIATGLDTPRGIDVDADGVVYVGNGGQIDKLTPSGDTYTQSSAGGSFSPYGVAVGPDGSIYVTDGPNGKVERLIPSGGSYTQENVAWGFGGGLAGLEVDPSGTVYAGDLPNQRIVKLTPGGSGYTPSGIDSLPLPTQVRGISVVGSTLFFTMGDTVRSLNIPGNTQGTPLPTSGLSGPGGLDLDPTHATAPIVVADTGNDRLVRVGGAIEDQRTLPTEGLDQPQDVAVDAEGNIYVADTGNNRVVMLTSLSVTAQADTSSTTLGNAVTTDVRDNDTATGADLAAPTVAKNPRHGTATVNADGTITYTPDAGFSGTDSYSYAVRDDADPANVCATAKVTVTVTQGNACDPLGTSGADTALPIETGTDYPQNFDVDADGSILVTDSEEGQIVRLTPSASGYDRSVVAAGVGNVTSIAVDDSNANGDLWVVRYPNEVLRLTPSGATYTIADTYTDPLLVNVGGIDVAPDGDVFVSTHATSSSAGSVVRMAKASGYAPTLVATGFQFVHQVSVDDAGAVYLASYARVVKLVDNGSDWTQTNAVTGLGSGQGVAVDSTGTIWVSTSEDPGVWTAAPSGAGYAAKQLYAPWGEEYARTIVITDDDALLVADGFESLWTFGPTTLQTTADTATTTSPRPVTTDVRANDLANVRLGVPTVISAPAHGTTTVNADGTITYTPNAGWHGTDTYSYQVRDGESPARVCGIATVTVTVTADAGCGVLPTSAYVSRTEHTVAGLDRPTGVAVDADGIAFLANERVSGSVGQIVRWDPDDGPTTIDGTTGIDPQGIAVDADGNVYYSDEGDHEVVKLTRTGSTYTRAVLASGLQRPSGIAVDADGNVYFAENSSGHVHRLTPAGAGYTTSLVGSGYERLRGLAVDADGDVFVADWGDEDKIVRLSPSGSSYTASIVALGLDNPYGVAVRPDGSLIVGDSEADRVLRLVPNGTGYDQETIAVWGTNSPTWLASTASGDLLVTDVDARQLVTLRRVSITAVDDTASTPVSTPVSSAVRANDAKVPASPAMSLPILTGSPIGGGASVAADGRIVYVPDHGFSGRDIVRYRVTDDADPANVCAAAGLEVTVQNVFTPGSVTTPQNTPVTTPLAGLASTSGAPLDPNHIWSVGSPQHGSIAIYDVPWDRPIRVVYTPEPGYSGPDSYALNLCDASEPQQCADVTVPVMVGANTVTAGDDSGATTVATPVTVDVAANDSSGTGQALGDPTVVIAPRTARRTSAPTASPTPPTPGSPVRTPSTTSSATPVPRPRRAASRRSP, from the coding sequence ATGAAGCTCCCCCGGATCGTGCTCTCCGCAGCGCTCGCCGTCAGCGGCGCGCTGGTGATCACCGGCGCCACTGCGACGCTCTCACCCATCGCGCAGGCGGCGACGGTGGGCTGCGACACCCTGGAGGCGTCCGGCTATCGTCAGTCGACCATCGCCACCGGCCTGGACACGCCCCGCGGCATCGATGTCGACGCCGACGGCGTGGTCTACGTCGGCAACGGCGGGCAGATCGACAAGCTGACGCCGTCGGGCGACACCTACACCCAGAGCTCCGCGGGCGGGTCCTTCTCTCCGTACGGCGTCGCGGTGGGGCCCGACGGCTCGATCTATGTGACGGACGGGCCGAACGGCAAGGTGGAGCGGCTGATCCCGTCGGGTGGCAGCTACACCCAGGAGAACGTGGCCTGGGGCTTCGGCGGCGGCTTGGCGGGGCTGGAGGTCGACCCCTCGGGCACGGTCTACGCCGGTGACCTGCCCAACCAGCGGATCGTCAAGCTGACACCGGGCGGCAGCGGCTACACCCCCTCCGGGATCGACTCGCTCCCGCTGCCGACCCAGGTACGCGGCATCTCCGTGGTCGGCAGCACGCTGTTCTTCACGATGGGCGACACGGTGCGCAGCCTGAACATCCCGGGCAACACCCAGGGCACTCCGCTCCCGACGAGCGGGCTGTCCGGCCCGGGCGGGCTCGACCTCGACCCGACCCACGCCACGGCGCCCATCGTCGTGGCCGACACCGGCAACGACCGGCTGGTGCGGGTGGGAGGCGCGATCGAGGACCAGAGGACCCTGCCGACCGAGGGCCTCGACCAACCCCAGGACGTCGCTGTCGACGCCGAGGGCAACATCTACGTCGCCGACACCGGCAACAACCGGGTGGTGATGCTGACGTCGCTCTCGGTCACGGCGCAGGCCGACACCTCGAGCACGACACTCGGCAACGCCGTCACCACCGACGTCCGCGACAACGACACGGCCACCGGCGCCGACCTCGCGGCCCCGACCGTCGCGAAGAACCCGAGGCACGGCACCGCGACGGTCAACGCCGACGGCACCATCACCTACACCCCCGACGCCGGCTTCTCCGGCACCGACAGCTACTCCTACGCCGTCCGCGACGACGCCGACCCGGCCAACGTCTGCGCGACCGCGAAGGTCACCGTCACCGTCACCCAGGGCAACGCCTGCGACCCGCTCGGCACCAGCGGCGCCGACACCGCGCTGCCGATCGAGACCGGCACCGACTACCCACAGAACTTCGACGTGGACGCCGACGGCAGCATCCTCGTGACCGACTCCGAGGAGGGGCAGATCGTCAGGCTGACCCCGTCGGCGTCGGGCTACGACCGCTCGGTCGTCGCCGCCGGTGTGGGCAACGTGACCTCCATCGCGGTCGACGACTCCAACGCCAACGGCGACCTGTGGGTCGTGCGCTATCCGAACGAGGTGCTCAGGCTCACTCCCTCGGGGGCCACCTACACGATCGCCGACACCTACACCGACCCGCTCCTCGTCAACGTCGGCGGCATCGACGTGGCTCCCGACGGTGACGTCTTCGTCAGCACCCACGCCACCTCGTCCAGCGCCGGCAGCGTGGTCCGGATGGCCAAGGCGTCCGGCTATGCACCCACGCTCGTGGCAACCGGCTTCCAGTTCGTGCACCAGGTGAGCGTCGACGACGCCGGCGCGGTCTACCTGGCCAGCTACGCCCGGGTCGTGAAGCTCGTCGACAACGGCTCCGACTGGACCCAGACGAACGCCGTCACCGGCCTCGGCAGCGGCCAGGGCGTCGCCGTCGACAGCACCGGCACGATCTGGGTCAGCACCTCCGAGGACCCCGGCGTGTGGACAGCCGCCCCGTCCGGCGCCGGCTACGCCGCCAAGCAGCTCTACGCGCCCTGGGGCGAGGAGTACGCCAGGACCATCGTGATCACCGACGACGACGCGCTCCTCGTCGCCGACGGCTTCGAGAGCCTCTGGACATTCGGCCCCACGACGCTGCAGACCACCGCCGACACCGCCACCACGACGTCGCCGCGGCCGGTGACCACCGATGTCCGCGCCAACGACCTCGCCAACGTCCGGCTGGGTGTCCCGACCGTGATCAGCGCGCCCGCGCACGGTACGACGACCGTCAACGCCGACGGCACCATCACCTACACCCCCAACGCCGGCTGGCACGGCACCGACACCTACAGCTACCAGGTCCGTGACGGCGAGTCCCCGGCTCGCGTGTGCGGGATCGCCACGGTCACCGTCACCGTGACCGCCGACGCCGGCTGCGGCGTGCTGCCCACCTCGGCGTACGTCTCCCGGACCGAGCACACCGTCGCCGGCCTGGACCGGCCGACCGGCGTGGCCGTGGACGCGGACGGCATCGCCTTCCTCGCGAACGAACGGGTCTCCGGCAGCGTCGGGCAGATCGTCCGCTGGGACCCCGACGACGGACCGACGACGATCGACGGCACCACCGGCATCGACCCGCAGGGCATCGCGGTGGATGCCGACGGCAACGTCTACTACTCCGACGAGGGCGACCACGAGGTCGTCAAGCTGACCCGGACCGGCTCGACCTACACCCGCGCGGTGCTCGCGAGCGGCCTGCAGCGCCCCTCCGGCATCGCCGTGGACGCCGACGGCAACGTCTACTTCGCCGAGAACTCCAGCGGGCACGTGCACAGGCTGACGCCGGCCGGTGCGGGCTACACGACCTCGCTGGTCGGCTCGGGCTACGAGCGCCTGCGCGGACTCGCCGTCGACGCGGACGGCGACGTCTTCGTGGCCGACTGGGGCGACGAGGACAAGATCGTGAGGCTCAGCCCGTCCGGCTCCTCGTACACGGCGTCGATCGTCGCACTCGGCCTCGACAACCCCTACGGCGTCGCCGTCCGGCCCGACGGCAGCCTGATCGTCGGCGACTCCGAGGCCGACCGGGTGCTGCGCCTGGTGCCGAACGGCACCGGCTACGACCAGGAGACCATCGCGGTCTGGGGCACCAACTCGCCGACCTGGTTGGCCAGCACCGCCTCCGGCGACCTTCTCGTCACCGACGTCGACGCCCGCCAGCTCGTCACCCTGCGCAGGGTGAGCATCACCGCTGTCGACGACACGGCGTCCACTCCTGTGTCGACGCCCGTGTCCAGCGCCGTACGGGCCAATGACGCCAAGGTCCCGGCCAGCCCGGCCATGTCGCTCCCGATCCTGACCGGCAGCCCGATCGGCGGCGGCGCGTCCGTCGCCGCCGACGGCCGGATCGTCTACGTTCCCGATCACGGGTTCTCCGGCCGCGACATCGTCCGCTATCGCGTCACCGACGACGCGGACCCGGCGAACGTCTGCGCCGCGGCCGGGCTCGAGGTCACCGTCCAGAACGTCTTCACGCCCGGCAGTGTGACCACCCCGCAGAACACACCGGTCACGACCCCGCTCGCCGGCCTTGCCAGCACCAGCGGCGCCCCGCTCGACCCGAACCACATCTGGTCGGTCGGCAGCCCGCAGCACGGCAGCATCGCGATCTACGACGTCCCGTGGGACCGGCCGATCCGAGTCGTCTACACCCCCGAGCCCGGCTACAGCGGACCGGACAGCTACGCACTCAACCTGTGCGACGCGTCCGAGCCCCAGCAGTGCGCCGACGTCACCGTCCCGGTCATGGTCGGCGCCAACACCGTGACCGCCGGCGACGACAGCGGCGCGACCACCGTCGCGACCCCGGTGACCGTCGACGTCGCGGCGAACGACAGCTCCGGGACCGGCCAGGCACTGGGCGACCCGACCGTCGTCATCGCCCCGCGCACGGCACGACGGACGTCGGCACCGACGGCATCACCTACACCCCCGACGCCGGGTTCTCCGGTGAGGACGCCTTCGACTACGAGCTCTGCGACACCAGTACCCCGACCCCGGCGTGCGGCATCGCGACGGTCACCGTGA